The Corvus moneduloides isolate bCorMon1 chromosome 20, bCorMon1.pri, whole genome shotgun sequence region TGGCTGTCAACGGGATCTTCACAAATCTCTGCAGTAATGTAGCAGTCCCCCCCATCCAGGCATGCTGTTTGCTTAAGTAAATTGGTTAAAATACATTGTAGGAATTTAGCTTGAAACCCAAATTCCAGTGTTCATGCTAACATGCACTGTagcatttttccctctttacaGTGTTAATTACAATCTCAAAGCTGGAAACACACGTTTAGAACCCGAGTTGCCGTTAATAAGAAATCTCTGACACTGCAGCAAATTTCTGGTGCAAGCATCTGTCATCAGCTACTAATTCCATTCCCGTTTCCACCTCTGAGTTGGTAGTAGGCTTTTGTGAGTAAAATCAAAAAGCGCAAACTTACCGTGGTGTCCTGCAGTATCAGCACATCGTTTCTGTGATGGATTGGAGCTTAGAGGTCGCCTTGttctggagagcagctccagaggctgcCGGGGGCTGTGCTTGTCTCAGCTGCATCGTACGGCTGCGCCCGGCTCCGCAACCACCTGATCCTCTGGGCACTGCAGAGCCGGCCTCGAGCACTGCCAGCgacctgccagggctgggctgggctgggctgggctgggagcagtgctccctccctgctgcacagccctgctgagctccGGCTGCCTTCCGAGCACAGGCTGCCTGCAGGCACGGCTCCCCCAACACACCCGCAGGCTCTGGCAGCTTGGGCTGCAGTTCCACTTcatgtttctgtttgaaaagtCAGGTTAACTTGGGTTCTTTTTGCCTTCTGTTAACCTCTCCTCCTGTAATAGAGGTTAATGTGAACTTAGGCTTCCTAGcttaaggtttttttaaggtatgctgccaaaatatattttcataattttaaaatgctctgttttctgttccttGGATCAGGCTATCACTGCATTGTCAGGTATAATAGAGCTTGGCTTGTAGGATTTTACAGATTTCTACGGGAAATCTCTATCGGATTTTCTAAAAGCAGTGTGAGAGTGAGAGCGTTTATAATGTTTCATTTATAGTGCTGTTAATTTTAACAGGGTGTAATGCAATGAGCCTTACAAAAATCTTTATATAATTATAATGCTATTCTTTAGGCATACCAAATCACACAACTTATGtaaactgtaaagaaaattgaaaatatattttcctgtaGCCATTGTATGCACAGCAGCCTGGAATTGCATTTGCATAATGTACTGCTCTTTATTAGTGGTAGTTTGAAAATTTTGAAGTTTATTGTGTGCAAACCTGTGCTCTGTGCTCCATCCACAAATCTATTCCCTCCTCAGGTGAACTCCAAACTCTGCCATTTTGCACAGCTCTCATGGAAAGCTAGCTTCAGCATCTAGCAGCTTCTttctataaatataaatgtttaacacgggtaaaaaaaacccattaaaatgaatttactTCTAATACCAGCCTGCTATTTCCCACCCAACAGTCAGCCCAGCCAAGGCTGGTGTGGAAGAGATGAGCTGTGCTCAGGGCCCAGAGAGGAGCATGTAAAGCACTTGGACACTGGGAGTTCAAAGGAATCTGGCATCTATGAACCATGAAATGAGTCTGTGTTAGTAACTGAGGGCATTCTGTATCTAATCAAATATTCAGTTGGGCTTTAAGTGACCAAAACATCTTTAACTCAGAAAGCTTTATTGAAAGGAACTGAAATTGGTTGCATTCACTTGGACAGCCCAGTGGAGCAAACCCTGGTGAGAAGCCAAGTCCCTCGGAAGCTGGGCTGTCTCTGACATCTCCATGTGTGTGTTACCTGtgtctggctgtgctggcacacaCAGCTGTGTACTCTGGCTTCTGGAATCTCTAGTTACGGGTGATGACAGGGCACAATTTGTATTGTAGTCAGAAATTTGCTTCAGGCAGAAGCAAGTTGTTCTCTCTTGTGAAAGCTGAAGTTGGGAAATACCAGGGAAATGCCAAAGAAATGCTAGGGCCTCACTTGCCTGCATCaacttctccttttttcacttttttgaaAGTTACTCCACACTTTCCTTAAATCAATTATTCTGGAAATTAATTTGGCAGTCTACAAAGAGTGTTCTGGCTGGGGCAATGTTTCATGGATGGCCTGGATCAGTAGCTCAGGTGGTGGGGGCAGTGGTTCCTCTGCTTCCGAGTGAAGTGCCGAGTGCTTGCTGGGATCCGAGCTGGGCTCCTCGGTGGGTTCCCTGAGCCAGTCTGGGGGTGGTGGCAGGTCGGAGGACTCGGGTGGCGTGTCTGGGGGAGGACAGGGGTCAGCTGCAGTGTTGGCTAGCtctgaggcaggagctggagctgggaccGTGCCGGCTCCGGAGCAGCCCGCGGCCGGCAGAGGCAGCTGCCCGTTCTCAGTACTCGTAGTGTGCTGGGGTGGGTTCTCTGGGACAGTCGGGTCCTCCTGCAAGTTTGTGCCTTGTTTCAATTTCCAAGGCAACATAAATAAGACTGAAGAACGCTTGGTGCCCTGGTCAGAGTCCATGAAGAGATCTGGCGTATCCCCATCCGCGAAGGGAGACCGGCCTGCCCAATGGGACTCGGCCAGAACAGGCCTCATGCAGCATTTCCACAGAAGAATTACAATGATCGCCAGCATCATCCCAATCAAAATTATGCCAATTATCAGTGCTGCTACCCAGCTGCCATCCCCGGCATCCTTCTCTCCTGGGAAGGCCTGGGTTTCTGTAACAGCCAGGGATGTGTCAGACTGGTATAAACTGGGCCCAGTTGCTTGCAGTTGGTAGAAAATGAGTTTGTCTGCTCTTGGACTCCTGGCAGTGGTGTATTTGTGGCTTTCAGTCATGGCAGCGTggtgaggtgctgctgcagaaagggaTCTCCAGATCTCCCCGCAGAAGAGAACCAGCATGACCTGGTTGCTGGCCATTTCCCTCCAGCCTCTTCACAAGTGTCCTCTCCTATTGCAGGGAAGAGGTAGAACATGGTAACTTGCAAACTGCATTTTTGCACTTTACTGCTGCCAGACAGTTTTGTGTTAATACCATCACAGTGAAAATAACGCTCTAACCAATATTTCACATTTCAAGTCTGTTCCTATCTGCATGATCAGCAGGTTTGTCACTGACTTTACAAATAACAGCAGATTTTCAACATTATCGATCGTATTAATTAAGCGACTTGTTTGAAGGTAATGGCTTATTATCATCTTTTTTCACCTTATCAGAAAAAGACATTGGCAGAGCAGTCCTCACAGGGTTTCAAAATAGCCTTTGTCAATCATGTAACTGGTTATGGACCTGGAACAAACTCTGCAGCATTGACAGACAGGGTTGTCAGAAGTGAAGAAATGGCTTGTTGTGATAGAAGCTGAGACAGAAGTGAAAGGCTCTTTTACAattcttttaaacttttatttcctgttctcATCTTTCTTCAGCATAGCAAAATATTCAAAAGTTTTCCAAGTACTGATGCTGTAATGACACAGCATTCTAATGGCAAAGCGTTTTATAAATAAACTCCTGCATGCAGACTGTGCAAATGTTGAGTTGTTGGcatgaaacagattttttttttcccctgtactGATTGGAGTTCAGCTCTCTAAATGTCTCCATATGAAATAAATGTTATAAAATCTGTCCCCTACTTTCCTTCTGAAGTCACTTTCAGGCAATTTGAGCTAATTCATTAGCTACTATAGTGCTAGTCCTGTGAAGCTATTTCTGGGAAATTAATATGCATGAGTCTTTATGGGTTTACAAATAcgcaaaattaaattttaaatgcagcagTGTAAACACACATGAGCAGTAAGTTAATGACTCGAGAACGACGAGATCTAAACTGTCAGATTTGTAACGGGTTAAAATGATTCAATTCAGCTTTTATCCAGCTCCCCTCTTTTCAAAATAGAGTTAATACTTGAAGTTGATCCTTACCTGTACATTTATCTTCTCTCAAGCAAGCACCGTCTGACTTTGTTGTTTGAAGGCTCGGGAGGGCTCAGTGTGCTCAGAGTCAGACAGCGTAAAATGGCTCTTTTCATGCTGAAGTTTGTGCAGAGAGAGGAAGTTGCCAACACTGGCAGGAAGCGTCCGCGCCGGGCGGCTCGGGGACTCTTTATCTCGGAGATCGTGTGTTCTATGGGCAaactcctgctctgccagcacggCTGGGCTCGTATAAACATGGGCTTGTGGCACCTCCGTGTGTTTATGTGCAAGTTCTTAAATACCTGTTTGCCTGTCTTTGTAGAAAATAGTCAGAGTTTCTTCTGTGTGAATCAAAAAGTGTGCAAGTTTGGGCTGGATTTGAGTTGCTGATGTAATCCAGTGGTGGGTTTGCTGTGGTTAGTGGGAAGCCACCCCGGGCTCCTTGGTGAGTCATGGAAAGCTGTGTGATCATGGGATGCTGGCTGCTTACACATCCTCTGTTGTGTAGCTGCATCAAGAGGCAGAGGGCAAAATCTGATTTCACCCTCAGCCTGTCCCTACTCGCTCGgttgtttttctctgtggaCAGAGTTGGGACCTGCTGCCATCACTACGGagggctgtgctctgtgcagctgcttcCCCCGTCTGTCCCTGTCCATTCCATGGAGTGTAACTCAAGCTGCTCTCTTTGGTCTCCTGGAGCATTTCTGCCTGGAAAGGCTGCCTGGCAGAAAGAAACCCACACCAGATATGTCCTTGTGGCATTTTGCAATTGTGTTCTGCCTGTGGCTACTGACAGATTCCGCTGCTGCCCTTCCTGTTGTGCCTCTCTTCTGATTGCgctgcttctctttctttgacactctgcctgctgctgcagcaaacaTGCATCCTGATCACATACTCACACAGTAACTCAGTGTTTCTTGTC contains the following coding sequences:
- the EVI2B gene encoding protein EVI2B codes for the protein MASNQVMLVLFCGEIWRSLSAAAPHHAAMTESHKYTTARSPRADKLIFYQLQATGPSLYQSDTSLAVTETQAFPGEKDAGDGSWVAALIIGIILIGMMLAIIVILLWKCCMRPVLAESHWAGRSPFADGDTPDLFMDSDQGTKRSSVLFMLPWKLKQGTNLQEDPTVPENPPQHTTSTENGQLPLPAAGCSGAGTVPAPAPASELANTAADPCPPPDTPPESSDLPPPPDWLREPTEEPSSDPSKHSALHSEAEEPLPPPPELLIQAIHETLPQPEHSL